In the genome of Gorilla gorilla gorilla isolate KB3781 chromosome 22, NHGRI_mGorGor1-v2.1_pri, whole genome shotgun sequence, the window AGAATGAAGTTTGCAGCTCCCAAGGATGTACTAAATGTGGTTGACTGTTTTTCCTGTTCTCTCTAGTGTAATAATAGACCATGGTAAATTACCCTAAGATTGTCAAAGCTAAAGCATTTTTCAAATTTGGTTTATAAGCTGGAGAATATGAACAGCCAATGGCACCTCTTCACCTTACGATATCCATAGAACACAGACAGTGAAGTCTCTGGAATCAATTTTATAGTCAAGACATTAACCTTTGTGGTCATTTGCCCAGCAGAAAGAGTAAGctgttaaaaaacacaaaatcagccACTATTCACCTCTTTTTATGATTATGAGTGTGTTAACAGCTTTCCCTTCAATTACATGACTAGGGTTATTTTGCCAGTAAAGTaccaaaaagataatatataccAGAAGCAAATTTAGATATTGTCTCTTTGCAGAAATGCCCTGAAATGAGGGCAATCACTCATTACTTTGAGTATAGATTTTAACTAAACTTTGTTTGACTGAAAATTACAATATTATCTAGCCCAAAGAAACTTGGGAAAAACAGTGTTGTGTTTCTTTCAACTCCACTGTCCAGAAGAAGAAAACTAGAATTCTCCCTCTCATTCTTTTGGAAAGTCATAAAACACTTGAGCATattaacaaacttttaaaaaggataaaaacaaatcTGATTAATGTGGTTAGCACAAATTAATCATATAAATATAAACTTTGTATCCAATCTATTAGTATTTCTTAAAACCAGTGTCTCAAGCAATTAACATTTGAGGAGAAGGGCTTTAGTCATTtgagattggaatggaatggtattactGGTATAGTTCAGGAAACAAACTGGAGATTAAAGGGATACCTACTAAAATAGGTGgcaaacattaaagaaaagaaaaaacttaggGCAATTTCTAATTCTTTGACTTTTCTCACTACTTCTACAGCTACCCTTACTAGATTAAGAACTTCCTATATCAGTAACTACATCTTCTTCAATAACAATCAAGCTGAGAAAAGAATCATCAactcaattccatttacaatagctacaaaaataaccAGGAATACATTGAACCAAGAAAGTAAAAgagctctacaaggagaactataaaacactaatgaaagaaatcatagatgatacaaacaaatggaacagcATCCTATACTCATGGATTGGcaaaatcagtatcattaaaatgaccttactgcccaaagcaacctacagattcagtgcaattcctatcaaataaCAACATCATTTTTATAGAATTATGAAGCCTAAACTTcatgtggaatcaaaaaagagccccaatatccaaagcaatcctaagtaaaaagaacaaagctgggtcatcacatttcttgattttaaattatactacaaggctataataAACACAACAGCAGAGTACTGTATAAAATtagacaaataaatcaatggatcagaatagagaacacagaaataacgcCAAATACCTACAATCAAgtcatctttgacaaagtcaacaaaaatatacacaagggaaaggacaccctgttcaataaatggtgctagggaaACTGGATtgtcacatgcagaagaatgaaattgaatccatatctttcactgtatacaaaaattaactcaaaatggattaaaaacttaaatgtaatatctgaaactataaaaatcccagaagaaaatgtaggaaatctcttctagacattgacctaggcaaagaatttatgactaagactgcaaaagcaaatgcaacaaaaacaaaaatagaccaatgggacttaattaaactgaaaagcttctgcactccTAAAGAAACtgttaacagagtaaacagacaacttacagaatgggagaaattatttgaaaactatgtgtccacaaaaagactaatatctagaatctacaagaagctcaaacaactcaacaagaaaaaaaaaaaccactatcaaaaagtgggcaaaggacatgaacagacgtttttccaaagaagacatacaagcagccaacaaacgtgGAAAAATTATCAAcatcatcattaatcattagagaaatgcaaattagaaccacATTAAGATACCATCTTACAGTAATAAGAAtggtaattaaaaagtcaaaaaacaacagatgttggcaaggatgcggagaaaagggaacactgttggtaggaatgtaaattagtgcaaactttatggaaaacagtatgaagattcctcaaagagctgagAATAGAacaccatttgatctagcaatcccattattgggtgtctacacaaagagaaagaaattgttatatatattaaaatcccCTGCACTGGTATGTTTATCATAACACTATTCACCAttgcaaagtcatggaatcagccaaagtgtccatcaatgaatgattgaattttaaaaagtgatacatAAATGCAATGtgatactattcagccataaaaaagaataaaattgtgtCTTTTGCAGCAAAATAGATGgaaatggaagccattatcctaagtgaaatgacTAAGAAACAgagtcaaataccacatgctctcacttattattgggagctaaacaatgtgtATACCTGGATATACAGAGTGGAATAATTGACTTTGGAGACTCCAAAAGTTGGGAGActgggagaggggtgagggatgaaaaattacCTACAATATAAACTATCTGAGtgatgaatatactaaaagcctgGAGTTCACACTACgtaatatattcatgtaacaaaactgcatgtttacccttaaatctataaaaataaaataaaatagaactttAGAACAGAGGAGTTTCCATACATCAATAACTGCATCTTCTCACTTTAATTAACAGACTTTAGTATTCTTATACTAATCTTCCAGAAATGCCAACTAAAAACCTTATAACACATCTTACTAATGAATAACCTACTTATGTTCTCTACACGTGACTttcattaaacttaaaaaaaaaaatcatagactcACATGAAGTTGTACAAATAGTACCTAGAGTCCCTTCACGCAGCCTCCTGCAATATTGCCAACTTATTTAACCATACTACAAAATCAAacccaggaaattgacattggtgCCATGTTGTTCGCTAGACTAGAGACCTTATTGAGTTTTGCTGGTTTATACATGTACTCATTTGTGTTTGTATCTGTATGGTTCAATGTAATTTATCTAATGTATAGATTAGTGTAACCACTACCACAGTCCAGAAGAAAAATTCTTCcatttataattaacattttttcttttttttttagagacagggtcttgctttgctgcctaggctggattgcaatggtgcaatcaatagctcattgcagcctggaactcctggcttcaatactcccgcctcagcttcccaaggacctgggactacaggcatgcaccatgtgTATGAATTACAATGTTCATGTAATGAGGCAGAAATATGAGCCACATATTTTgtccttttatatttataaaatgtttaatttagttatatatgaaattaaaaatggaagCTTGTGTTTTCTAGACAACAACACTAGACAGTAACGCAGCATTTGAGGTGAGTGGTGCAAGTGGTGGTATAGAGCAGAAAGAAAGATCAAGTCAAAATATGacatatttatgtaattatgtCATTTTTTCCCCAAGTCACAAGTAGAAGCAGTGCCATTAGAAATGTCAAAAttttggatgaacctggaggacatcatgctaagagaaataagccagacgCAGAAAGGAAAATACTACATGATGTCATGTATGTAGAAATCGAAACTAGTTAAACTCACAAAAGCAGAGACTAGACTGGTAGCTGCCAGGGCCTGGGCGGAGGGTAAAATGGGAgggtgttggtcaaagggtagaaagtttcagttatgcaggaCAATTAAGTTCTGGATATCTAATGTATAGCAatgtgactgtagttaacaatattgtatcGTATACTTAAAATTTGCAGAAAGGGTAGACCTCAGTGTTCTTGCCACAGTCAAATGATCAATCAAATGGAAACTGAAATTATAACTATATTAATTACCTTGACTGTGACAATTTcacaatatgtgtatatattatatacagtgtgtgtATCTCAAAACATCAATTTATACtccttaaatttatataatttttgtagaCTATACCTCagtaaagatgagaaaaagaaaaaaggcataaaCTGATAAGGTAAAGTAATTCTTTCCAGGAAATGATACGCataatttcttttcctcctcagtttccatattaaaggaaaaatgatattCAGACTTTTGTAGCACATCTGTTACTAAGTTTTACAATTAACATTACTGATTTCACATACTGTTGTCAGAAAAAATTGTGGGATTTTGAAATGGGGGAAATGTATTACTATGTGGCCTGTCTAGTTCATTTTTCAAGGTATTGTCACGTATTATTGCTTTTTAACTCCTATATAATTCTGTAAGTTGAATAAAATTGTTAATAATGCAAATGATTCTAGTCCATAGAAATGAAATAGTTTCTGTCAAGtgaaatgatactgatttttaCTCGGCGTACAGTGACTACTTTGCAGCTATCTGTGGATTCATTTCAAACTTCCTAACAACCTAAGTGTTCTCTGAATTATGCTTTGAACCAGTTGTAGCATCTTAGTGGTCCCCACATttattaatgagttaaataaaaatttttatatgtgttgattttttcatttgtgtAAGAATCGTgactttacctttttaaaaatttatcttaatactattatgttttatattgtatcacattttaaacatttgcCTTCCCTTTCTTTAAGTTCCAGGGAAGCAGCATGCAAGacacagtgagaaaaaaaaagaaaataaaaatagttggaGATCAACAGAGATGAGATATTAGGATTGGAATAACCGTGAATGATTTCTTTTGAACAGCTGGATAGAGAATTCTGGACTTGAACAGTAGATACCTGATGTTTTCTTAATTCATACTGTGGTGCCTCTCAAGTAATAGTCTGCAACCCTGAGCTTGTGCTTGTTAACACTTTATTAGACTGCTAATTGTAACTAAGTCTCCAGTTACATAAACTTTGATATCTAAGAATAACATGAGCCCCCCAAAACCACTCCCACATATGAAAtgtgaagtttatttttttaattgtttatcaTTGACATCTTGCCACCCCAGACACAAAGCTGAGGCCCTCTTTGGCATCCATGTTGTTTCCGTCTCTATTTCCGGATTTGTAGAATTGGACAATCACACTTTCTTATTATTATGTAGTCTTCTACCTCTTGCTGACCACATTTCCCAGTTTAATAAAAAAGGAACTTGTAGTTTTGTCCCCGAAACCCACACTGTATTCTTCCAAGCAATTATGCCACCGCTTACGCTGTTTCCTCTTGCTGGCACTCTCTTCTCACGCATCCTTCACACCAAAATCATAGGAGGAAATTTGTCTCTCTCACTCGTGACAGACATGAGTCTAGTGACATTGGTCTTTTCTAAGCTCTCAGCACTTTTCACAGAAGAGCTCTAGTGCAAAGTTAAAGCTCAAACACATCTAGTGAGCTGAATTAGAACAAAGAGCTGATGTCACTTGGTGTATTAAGGTCATTAGGAGTGGAATAATTGTAAGTGAGCTTGAAAGCAATTTATCCTTTCCACTCTGCTTTTTCTTAGCCAGTGATGGGAGTCAGCCTTCCATTACACTCTCTGTTACCCTCATACAACTTAGGCGTTGACCTGCAGTTACCAGGTGCCTAAACTTGACAGCACCCTAAAGGGTGAGTGTGGAAAGGAACAGAGTGTACATAAAAGGTGAAAAAtcacagagaggagagaaagagagaagaaaagcaaagagaaaaggtgagagaggaaaataaaaaatagttgcaGATTAGCAGAGATGAGATATTAAGGGAAGATTATTCATGCAGAAAATGGAGGAGGCAAAGAATATTCATTTTGTCTGATCCCTGAAATCTGAATCTTCACATTATACTTTGAAAGGTTAAATATTGAAAGTATTCCAATGTGTTAATTTTCTCCTTtactctctgcctctctgtctcaaTTGTTTGCATTCCACTTAAAGATTGCATTAGAATGGCGGAGATTCTTCAAGTCACTACAGAACTAGATTCTCTATGTCACTGGACACCCCTTCCTTCTATCTTGGGATTGctgcattttaaacatttctctGTGCTCAGATCTCTCCTTGCAAGGCCTGGTGCCTTCCACACTTGAAGTTATGAGCCTCTAGCTCCCAGGACTTTCTTACTGGCCATGCTACTGTGACCCCTTTAGTTTGTtttctcaaatgatttttttttaatccacattTTACTCATTCCACATTATTTAAAGATGAATTAGTAGTCCACCTTCAATGCTAATGGCATAATTCAGACTCATAGGACCTTTACgtctaataaaaatgtttaattatttacACCAAAGTCAATGAGTAGCTCTGCACTTgatgacacattttttttttttttttttttttgagtcagagtctcacactgtcacccaggctggagtgcaatggtgcgatctcggctcactacaacctccgcctcccaggttcaagtgattctcctgcctcagcctcccaagtagctgggattacaggcaccagccaccatacctggctaattttttgtatttttcgtagagccggggtttcgctatgttggccaagctggtctcaaactccggaacttgtgatccacccgtgttggcctcccaaagtgctggggttacaggcatgagccaccgtgccctgcccaacgatacattttgtttgtttgtttgtttgtttttaattataatttaagttctagggtacatgtgcacaacgtgcaggtttgttacatatgtatacatgtgccatgttggtgtgctgcacccattaacttgtcatttatattaggtatatctcgtaatgttatcccttccccctccccccaccccacaacaggccctggtatgtgatgttccccttcctgtgtccaggtgttctcattgttcaattcccacctatgagtgagaacatgcggtgtttggttttttgtctttccgatagtttgctgagaatgatggtttccaccttcagctatgtccctacaaaggacatgaactcatcattttttatggctgcatagtattccatggtgtatatgtgccacattttcttaatccagtctatcattgttggacatttgggttggttccaagtctttgctattgtgaatagtgctgcaataaacatacgtgtgcacgtatctttatagcagcatgatttataatcctgagggtatatacccagtaatgggatggctgggtcaaatggtatttctagttctagatcactgaggaatcaccacactgtcttccacaatggttgaactagtttactgtcccaccaacagtgtaaaagtgttcctatttctccacatcctctccagcacctgttgtttcctgactttttaatgatcaccattctaactggtgtgagatggtatcccattgtggttttgatttgcatttctgtgatggtcagtgatgatgagcattttttcatgtgtctgttggctgcataaatgtcttcttttgagaagtgtctgttcatatcctttgcccacttgttgatggggttgtttttttcttgtaaatttgtttgagttctttgtagattctggatattagccctttgtcagatgagtagattgcaaaaattttctcccattctgtaggttgcctgttcactctgatggtagtttcttttgctgtgcagaagctcttttgtttaattagatcccatttgtcaattttggcttttgttgccattgcttttggtgttttagacatgaagtccttgcccatgcctatgtcctgaatggtattgcctaggttttcttctagggtttttatgattttaggtctaacatgtaagtctttaatccatcttgaattaatttttgtataaggtgtaaggaagggatccagtttcagctttctacatatggctagccagttttcccagcaccttttactaaatagggaatcatttccccattgcttgtttttctcaggtttgtcaaagaccagatagttgtagatatgtggcattatttctgagggctctgttccattccactgatctatatctctgttttggtaccagtaccatgctgttttggttactgtagccttgcagtatagtttgaagtcaggtagcatgatgcttccaacttttttcttttggcttaggattgacttggcaatgcaggctcttttttggttccatatgaactttaaagtagtgttttccaattctgtgaagaaagtcattggtagcttgattgggatggcattgaatctataaattaccttgggcagtatggccattttcacaatattgattcttcctacccatgagcatggaatgttcttctatttgtttgtatcctcttgtatttcactgagcagtggtttgtagttctccttgaagaggtccttcacattccttgtcagttgtattcctaggtattttattctctttgtagcaattgtgaaggggagttcactcatgatttggctccctgttagtctgttattggtgtataggaatgcttatgatttttgcacgttgtgtttgtatcctgagactttgctgaagctgcttatcagctgaaggagattttgggctgagacgatggggttttctagacatacaatcatgtcatctgcaaacagggacaatttgacttcctcttttcctaattgaatacgctttatttctttctcctgcctgattgccctggccagaacttcaaacactatgttgaataggagtggtgagagaggttatccctgtcttgtgccagttttcaaaggaaatgcttccagtttttgcccattcagtatgacattggctgtgggtttgccataaatagctcttattattttgagataagtcccatcaatacctaatttattgagaatttttagcatgaaggttgttgaattttgtcaaaggccttttctgcatctattgaaataatcatgtggtttttgtctttgcttctgtttatatgctggattatgtttattgatttgcgtgtgttgaaccagccttgcatcccagggatgaagcccacttgatcatggtggataagctttttgatgtgttgcttgattcagtttgccagtattgtaAATCTTTGTATGAGAGTGCCAGaagtcttattttatttaaattattttatttcaattattttatttagtttaaacCTAAAGAAGACTTTATTGACCCATATGATCAAAGCACTTAAAGGATGAATAAAGCTGGCTTAAGGTACCTGGGAATCAGAGGCTTCTGTGTTGCCAGGAGTTTCTTCCTGTGTTTCCCTTCTCTATTCTTCTAGTTTCTGTGGCGGCAGATTTCTGTGATCAGAGGATGTGGTTCCCACACTTCCATGCTTAGCCCATATTGTCTCCATTGTAAGAGAAAAGATACCCTCTTTTTTCAGGTTTAATTATAAAAAGCTTAAGGGAAAGGtgtcagggaaaaaaatcaattaaagctCGTGACATATTATTGGAGGAAATGATAATCTTTCAAAGTTATTTTCCCATTCATGGAGAGttgttattgaatattttatgaaaaagttTTAGCTGAATTTTTACACTACCTTTAGCCTCTGAAAGAAATCACGTgcttaaattaaaataaacagagAAGGTCTTATGTCTCAGATGTGAATAGCatcctacaaatatttatttttattcacactGTCACAGCTGAGCAGTGGATTCCAGGGATACTGAGGGAGGTTATAAGATCTAGAACATTGAAAGTAATCTAATTTTAACTGCCACTCAATGCAGAAATCACTGAAAAGTAATATCTTTTTCCTTGTTGATAAACTCAATAAtccaaagaaaacacaaaggTCATAATAGTTCTAAAatttatgatttataaatatacatttataacaaGCCAAAGTATTTCTCCCTATAACTGTTTCCATTACTCACAGTTGTAAACCTTAAGTCTTTCTGtcttctctgctctctctctctttctcacacacacacaacacaaacacacacacactgaatgattaattttctcctatatttaaACACAACCGTAATGCCCTCCAGTACCTAACATTTcatattttcccttttccatCATATTTcagatttattcaaatattttataattttatatttaatcacCTAGTTGACATCTTCTGAGAAAACTCtaaatactcttttaaaaatgtaaacaaaaagcaaatatgaTTGTCAGCAAAAGGTGTCTTCCTTGAAAACACATCACCATTATGAGTGTACTCTCAATAATTCTGTTAAGAATCCAACCAGTTTTCATGGCAGAAGACATGCACTTGCTCAGTCTTTTAGGCACTGGCATGCCCAGAGAATCTCCCCCACACACTAGGCCTGATGACATTACCTACGGAAATGGATGTCCAAGGAAAAGACGTCTGAGGGCCTGGAGCCCCCAAAACAGATCACAAATCAAACTTTGGAAATccataaaagacaaagagaacatATTGGAATCAACAGTAAATGAATTTATTACGTGAAACAAAACTGAACTTCCATATACTTTATAAGATGAACTTATGTGATAACGAATCACTTGTTTCAAAATTATAGACATTTGACTCTATATTTTGCTCATTCATTAATTTCACAGTCTGAAAGAACTAGCCTGTTCAGCCAGTACTTGATGCCAGAGAAAGGATGAAGAGCTAGTAGTAAGAGGGGTTAGCTCACATTGCTGGAAATGCCTATGATAACAGCTCTACGTAGAGACGGAGACACTTTGCTTAAAAGGTCTGGAAATTCAGCAAGTTGATCTGCAGAAGGTTGATCCATAGGCTGGTCTGTAACAAGGAGACTGACAGCTCCTAGAAGCCAAGTAGGTTGGGCGGCAGAATCCAGATCCATAGCCCGGGGAAGGGAAGCCACAGCCTCCATAACCCAGGGATCTGAAGCCACTGGACCCACAGCCCACTGAGTAGCAGCTCCTCGATCCATAGCCCAGGCAGCGGCAGCTGCTGGATCCAAAGCCTAGAGACCCAGAGTAAGTCGTCTCGCAAGGACTGCAGAGCAAGGAGGTTCTGGGGCGGTAGCAGGAGGTCTGGCAGGGGCTGGACTCCACATAGGACGTCTGGCAGCTGGTGGGCTCCCAGCAGGTCTCCTGACAGCCCCTATAGAGAGAGGAACCCAGCTGGCAGGTGCTGGGAGAGCAGAGGTCAGTGCTGTAGACCAGATTGCTGGGGTAGGAAAAGCCACAGGAGGAGGCTGGGTAGCGCAGGTAGCCACCACAGGAGCGGGAGGAGAAGTTTCCAGAGCAGCAGTTGTAGGACATGTTGACGGGAGATGTGAGTTCAGTTGAGTTATAGTGGAAAGATTCTCTGAGTTTGAATGTCATAGTCTGGACTCCAAGTTATATATGCTCTTAGACCTGGGTGTGTCCACTGTCTCGACACTCCCTCCTCCTTGCTCACCTTTTATTATAAGAATGCTTCCCTAGGTTATTGTTTAATTTATCACATCTTCATATACTTAGTTGTACTTTAGTC includes:
- the LOC101149512 gene encoding keratin-associated protein 13-2 encodes the protein MTFKLRESFHYNSTELTSPVNMSYNCCSGNFSSRSCGGYLRYPASSCGFSYPSNLVYSTDLCSPSTCQLGSSLYRGCQETCWEPTSCQTSYVESSPCQTSCYRPRTSLLCSPCETTYSGSLGFGSSSCRCLGYGSRSCYSVGCGSSGFRSLGYGGCGFPSPGYGSGFCRPTYLASRSCQSPCYRPAYGSTFCRSTC